The following proteins are co-located in the Dehalococcoides mccartyi 195 genome:
- a CDS encoding phosphoribosylglycinamide formyltransferase: protein MFELGWFSTARGKGSRNLLTAVLDSIQTGELKAKISFVFCSRDPGESAETDAFFELVKSHNIPLITFSYQKYKAKVNGSDETPGGSLPQWRLDYDSEVLKRLRPYNPQLCVLAGYMLIMGPEMCSRYNIINLHPATPWGPKGTWKEVIWELIQQKAAETGAMIHLVTPELDRGPVVSYCRFSIQAEAFKPLWDSISGRTAAEIKAEEGEENALFKAIRHQGTIRELPLIVRSIKAISEERVNICKGQITDNRGQAIAGYDLSSEIDRIIQGRE from the coding sequence ATGTTTGAACTGGGCTGGTTTTCAACCGCCAGAGGCAAGGGGTCACGCAATCTGCTGACTGCCGTACTGGACAGCATCCAAACGGGAGAGCTTAAAGCCAAAATAAGTTTTGTCTTTTGCAGCCGCGACCCCGGCGAATCAGCCGAAACAGACGCTTTTTTTGAACTGGTAAAAAGCCATAATATACCGCTTATTACCTTTTCCTACCAGAAATATAAGGCCAAGGTAAACGGCAGTGACGAAACTCCCGGCGGCAGCCTGCCCCAGTGGAGACTGGACTATGACAGCGAAGTCTTAAAACGCCTTAGGCCGTATAATCCCCAGTTATGCGTACTGGCCGGCTATATGCTGATAATGGGGCCGGAAATGTGCAGCCGGTATAACATCATCAATCTGCACCCCGCCACCCCCTGGGGACCAAAAGGCACCTGGAAAGAGGTCATCTGGGAGCTTATCCAGCAAAAGGCTGCCGAGACCGGGGCTATGATACATTTGGTAACACCTGAACTGGACAGAGGGCCAGTGGTCAGCTATTGCCGCTTTTCTATTCAGGCAGAGGCCTTCAAACCGCTGTGGGATAGTATTTCAGGGCGGACGGCAGCTGAAATAAAAGCGGAAGAAGGGGAAGAAAATGCCCTCTTCAAAGCTATCCGCCATCAGGGCACTATCCGTGAACTGCCGCTTATAGTCCGCAGTATAAAAGCCATAAGCGAAGAGCGGGTTAATATATGCAAGGGACAAATTACGGATAACCGCGGCCAGGCCATAGCGGGATACGACCTGAGCAGCGAAATTGACCGCATAATTCAGGGGAGAGAATGA
- a CDS encoding carbohydrate kinase family protein: MTAYRLEAIGLGAVHVDHIYTVEQILHDGECVVTESASFPGGSGANTIHGLSRLGLKCGFIGAVGNDPDGNLLISDFENAGIDNRYLLVKNEAQTGSVVSLSESSGRRSTYVNPGANNYLDLSDVNLEYLSQAKLVHMSTFFNQNEFALCHEIAERLAPDILFSFSPGSLFAAQGIKKLAPILSRTNALFTNQQDIEKMTQKNYQRATDMCIRSGCEHVVVTLGESRRFQRKGKITLQTYIRDKDHECHMESTVSLRKDIRTVVDTIGAADAFTTGFLFGLMEEKPIEECGLLGDISARFCIGKLGARSGLPDLEALKERFGMHYFTS; this comes from the coding sequence ATGACTGCTTATCGTCTTGAGGCTATCGGCCTGGGGGCGGTGCATGTGGACCATATATACACTGTGGAACAGATACTCCATGACGGAGAATGCGTGGTTACTGAATCTGCCTCGTTTCCCGGCGGTTCGGGTGCCAATACCATACACGGGTTATCCCGTCTGGGATTAAAATGCGGCTTCATAGGGGCCGTGGGAAATGACCCTGACGGCAATCTGCTGATTAGTGATTTTGAAAATGCGGGTATAGATAACCGTTACCTGTTAGTAAAAAATGAAGCCCAAACCGGCTCTGTGGTTTCGCTTAGCGAATCTTCAGGACGCCGCTCAACTTACGTCAATCCCGGCGCCAATAACTACCTTGACCTTTCTGATGTAAATCTGGAATACCTAAGCCAGGCCAAGCTGGTGCATATGTCCACCTTTTTTAACCAGAATGAGTTTGCCCTGTGCCATGAAATAGCGGAACGGCTGGCACCGGATATACTTTTCAGTTTCTCACCGGGGTCTCTTTTTGCCGCCCAGGGGATTAAAAAGCTTGCCCCCATACTTTCCCGCACCAATGCCCTTTTTACCAACCAGCAGGATATAGAAAAAATGACCCAGAAAAACTATCAGCGGGCGACAGATATGTGTATCCGCAGCGGGTGTGAACACGTGGTAGTGACTTTGGGTGAGAGCCGCCGCTTCCAGCGAAAAGGCAAAATAACCCTGCAGACTTACATACGGGACAAAGACCACGAATGCCATATGGAGTCAACCGTCAGCCTCAGGAAAGATATCCGCACAGTAGTGGATACAATCGGCGCGGCAGATGCGTTTACTACAGGTTTCCTGTTCGGGCTTATGGAAGAAAAGCCTATTGAAGAATGCGGTTTGCTGGGGGATATTTCTGCCCGTTTCTGTATAGGCAAGCTGGGTGCCCGCTCAGGCCTGCCTGACCTTGAGGCGCTGAAGGAGCGCTTTGGTATGCACTATTTTACCAGCTGA
- a CDS encoding formate--tetrahydrofolate ligase, whose translation MTINNRKSHLKDLDPGLMKDWEIAEKAEEFLKPSKMLAEELGLTEDEIIPHGKYVAKVDFAGVLTRLKDRPNGKYIDVTAITPTPLGEGKSTTTMGLVQGLGNLGKKVTGAIRQPSSGPTFNIKGSAAGGGRSQCLPLSPFTLGLTGDIDAVTNSHNLAMVALQARIQHEANNTDEFLSSRSLKRLDIDPARVELKWAIDFCAQSLREIIMGIGGKTDGYQMHSGFGISVSSEVMAILSVFTGLADLRERMSKIIVAYRQNGEPVTTADLEVDGAMTALLLRAVNPNLLQTIEGQPVFVHAGPFANIAIGQSSIVADRLALKLADYHVTESGFGADIGFEKFWNIKCRLSGLKPDCAVIVATVRALKMHGGGPKVTPGAPLDPAYTTPNAALVEKGCQNMLAHIQTVKTAGINPVVCINHFAADTAQEIDIIRRTAEQAGARVAVSYHWANGGEGAAELAEAVIDACNEPNDFHFLYPEDMPLRERIYTIARKVYGADGVSYTQTALEKLARLENTGNTQFMPSCMVKTHLSLSHDPALKGRPGGFTLPIRDILTYMGAGLVVPVAGDIKLMPGTSSDPNFRRIDIDTHTGKVKGLF comes from the coding sequence TTGACTATAAATAACCGCAAATCACACTTAAAAGACCTTGACCCCGGCCTGATGAAAGACTGGGAAATAGCCGAAAAGGCCGAAGAATTCCTGAAACCGTCAAAAATGCTGGCCGAGGAACTGGGCCTGACCGAAGATGAAATAATCCCCCACGGCAAATATGTTGCCAAAGTGGATTTTGCCGGGGTACTTACCCGCCTGAAAGACAGACCAAACGGCAAGTATATAGATGTAACCGCCATTACCCCCACCCCGCTGGGTGAAGGTAAAAGCACCACCACTATGGGGCTGGTGCAGGGGCTGGGAAATCTGGGCAAGAAAGTAACCGGAGCAATCCGCCAGCCTTCCAGCGGCCCCACCTTTAATATAAAAGGCTCGGCAGCCGGGGGAGGACGCTCCCAGTGCCTGCCGCTTTCACCCTTTACTCTGGGGCTGACCGGGGATATAGATGCTGTTACCAATTCCCACAATCTGGCCATGGTCGCCCTTCAGGCCAGGATTCAGCACGAAGCGAATAATACAGATGAATTTCTGTCCAGCCGCAGTTTAAAACGGCTGGATATAGACCCTGCCAGAGTGGAACTGAAATGGGCAATAGACTTTTGCGCCCAGTCCCTCAGGGAAATCATAATGGGTATAGGCGGTAAAACAGACGGCTACCAGATGCACTCCGGCTTCGGCATATCCGTAAGCTCCGAGGTGATGGCCATACTTTCGGTTTTTACCGGCTTGGCAGACCTGCGGGAACGCATGAGCAAGATAATTGTAGCCTACCGTCAAAACGGCGAACCGGTTACCACCGCAGACCTTGAGGTAGACGGCGCCATGACCGCCCTGCTCCTTCGGGCGGTAAACCCGAACCTGCTTCAAACTATAGAAGGCCAGCCGGTGTTTGTCCATGCCGGGCCTTTTGCCAATATTGCTATCGGGCAGTCATCTATTGTGGCTGACCGGCTGGCACTTAAACTGGCTGATTACCATGTGACCGAAAGCGGTTTCGGGGCGGATATCGGTTTTGAAAAGTTCTGGAATATAAAGTGCCGCTTAAGCGGCTTAAAACCGGATTGTGCAGTTATTGTGGCTACGGTCAGGGCTTTAAAGATGCACGGCGGCGGGCCCAAAGTAACTCCCGGCGCCCCCCTTGACCCTGCCTATACCACTCCCAATGCGGCGCTGGTGGAAAAGGGCTGCCAGAATATGCTTGCCCACATCCAGACCGTAAAAACGGCAGGCATAAACCCGGTGGTCTGCATAAACCACTTTGCCGCAGACACAGCTCAGGAAATAGATATTATCCGCCGCACAGCCGAGCAGGCAGGTGCCAGAGTAGCTGTTTCCTATCACTGGGCAAACGGCGGTGAAGGGGCAGCCGAACTGGCCGAAGCAGTGATAGATGCCTGTAACGAACCTAATGACTTTCACTTCCTTTACCCCGAAGATATGCCGCTGAGGGAACGGATTTATACCATTGCCCGTAAGGTTTACGGGGCAGACGGCGTTTCCTACACCCAGACAGCCTTGGAAAAACTTGCCCGCCTGGAAAACACGGGCAACACCCAGTTTATGCCCAGCTGTATGGTCAAAACCCACCTCAGCCTCTCGCATGACCCCGCACTTAAAGGACGCCCCGGCGGCTTTACCCTGCCTATACGTGATATACTCACCTATATGGGGGCAGGCCTGGTAGTGCCGGTGGCGGGGGATATCAAACTTATGCCCGGTACTTCGTCTGACCCCAATTTCAGGCGGATAGATATAGATACTCACACCGGCAAGGTTAAGGGCCTGTTCTAA
- a CDS encoding PHP-associated domain-containing protein, which yields MLKADLHVHTNYSMDSNTKPEDLIKRCLEKGINCISVCDHGTAEGALMLAKNSPIKIIVSEEVLTPHGEIMGMFLKESIPSGISVDECVSRIKAQGALVCIPHPYDKLRGSALIDSELERLASEGKIDVLEVFNSRTLLNGSLKKARKLAKQYDLPTSAGTDSHTLPEIGTTYVTMPDFNTPKEFIAALRQGRITGRQNRMVRIRALIRKLSKYIKPEK from the coding sequence ATGTTAAAAGCTGATTTACACGTCCATACCAATTATTCTATGGACTCAAATACCAAACCCGAAGATTTGATAAAGAGGTGTCTTGAAAAAGGCATAAACTGCATTTCTGTGTGTGACCACGGCACAGCCGAGGGAGCTTTAATGCTGGCTAAAAACAGCCCCATCAAAATAATAGTCTCTGAGGAAGTGCTTACCCCCCACGGAGAGATTATGGGTATGTTTCTCAAGGAGAGCATACCCAGCGGAATATCAGTAGACGAATGTGTATCCCGGATAAAAGCCCAGGGCGCTCTGGTCTGCATTCCCCACCCTTATGACAAGCTAAGGGGTTCGGCTCTGATAGATTCGGAACTGGAAAGGCTGGCTTCCGAAGGGAAAATAGACGTGCTGGAGGTATTTAACTCCCGCACCCTGCTGAACGGAAGCCTTAAAAAAGCCCGCAAACTGGCCAAACAGTATGACCTGCCCACAAGTGCCGGCACAGATTCCCATACCCTGCCCGAAATAGGCACTACCTACGTTACCATGCCTGATTTCAATACCCCCAAAGAATTTATAGCCGCCCTCAGGCAGGGGCGGATAACCGGCCGCCAGAACCGCATGGTACGGATACGGGCGCTGATTCGCAAACTTTCCAAATATATCAAACCGGAGAAATAA
- a CDS encoding AAA family ATPase, with product MTYTIALAGKGGVGKTSVSSLIIRQLLKNSLTPVLAVDADANANLGESLGLDVPQTVGGLIASFNNVKLNLPPGMTKEAYLEYQLNTTLAESTGLDMISMGRGEGDGCYCYPNSILRSYIDKLSQNYRYVVMDNEAGMEHLSRRTTQNVDHLFIVSDHSVKGVRTLGRIRQLVDEMKLNVSQISVIINMVTGTLDPRLEAEINKLGIAYTDTVPADEMIREFDLKQTPLLKLPDNSPAVQAVAKILSTRLGIKNRTEVSE from the coding sequence TTGACCTATACTATTGCACTGGCAGGCAAGGGCGGGGTAGGCAAAACATCCGTTTCCAGTCTGATTATACGCCAGCTTTTAAAAAACTCTCTCACCCCGGTGCTGGCGGTAGATGCTGATGCCAACGCCAATCTGGGGGAAAGCCTGGGTTTAGACGTGCCGCAGACTGTGGGCGGGCTGATAGCCAGCTTTAACAATGTAAAATTAAACCTGCCGCCCGGCATGACCAAAGAAGCTTATCTGGAATATCAGCTGAATACCACTCTGGCGGAAAGCACAGGGCTGGATATGATAAGCATGGGCCGGGGCGAAGGTGATGGCTGTTACTGCTACCCTAACAGCATCCTGCGCAGTTATATAGACAAGCTCAGCCAGAACTACCGCTATGTGGTTATGGATAACGAGGCCGGTATGGAACACCTGTCCCGCCGCACCACCCAGAATGTAGACCACCTTTTTATAGTATCTGACCACTCGGTCAAAGGGGTGCGGACACTGGGGCGGATACGCCAGCTGGTAGATGAAATGAAACTTAATGTCAGCCAGATTTCTGTTATTATAAACATGGTCACCGGAACGCTTGACCCGCGTCTGGAAGCAGAGATTAATAAACTGGGCATAGCCTATACAGATACCGTGCCGGCAGATGAAATGATACGTGAATTTGACCTGAAGCAAACCCCCCTGCTTAAATTGCCTGACAACTCTCCGGCAGTGCAGGCAGTGGCCAAAATACTTTCAACCCGGCTTGGCATTAAAAACCGTACAGAGGTATCAGAATAA
- a CDS encoding ATP-dependent Clp protease proteolytic subunit: MISPENVVPMVIESSARGERAFDIYSLLLKERIIFLGSQINDQVANLVIAQLLFLDREDPDKDISLYIHSPGGVISAGLAMYDTMQLIRPKVSTICVGVAASMATVLLCAGAKGKRYALPNATIHMHQAMGGAQGQASDIEIAAREIMRQQDILRNILVKHTGQPMEKIIHDSDRDYYLNAQQAVEYGLIDEILQKPENK, encoded by the coding sequence ATGATAAGCCCTGAAAACGTAGTACCTATGGTTATTGAAAGCAGCGCCAGAGGCGAACGCGCCTTTGACATTTATTCTCTGCTGCTAAAGGAAAGGATTATCTTTCTGGGTTCGCAAATAAATGACCAGGTAGCCAATCTGGTTATTGCCCAGCTATTGTTTCTTGACCGTGAAGACCCTGACAAGGACATAAGCCTTTATATTCACAGCCCCGGCGGCGTAATATCTGCCGGCCTTGCCATGTATGATACCATGCAGCTTATCCGGCCCAAAGTGTCCACCATTTGCGTGGGTGTGGCGGCTTCCATGGCTACAGTTTTGCTGTGTGCCGGTGCTAAGGGGAAACGCTATGCTCTGCCCAATGCCACCATCCATATGCATCAGGCTATGGGGGGTGCTCAGGGACAGGCCTCAGATATTGAAATTGCCGCCCGTGAGATTATGCGCCAGCAGGATATCCTCAGGAATATCCTGGTAAAACACACTGGCCAGCCTATGGAAAAAATTATCCATGACAGTGACCGTGATTATTACCTGAATGCCCAGCAGGCTGTGGAATACGGCCTGATAGATGAGATTTTGCAGAAACCCGAAAACAAATAG
- the tig gene encoding trigger factor, whose translation MKVTDKKIEGCQASITVEMDPAEVEAGLSKTYRRLVKKVEIPGFRKGKTPRDVFEKYLGREKMLDEVVDDIVPEACQQAINDDEEIKPFAAPKIAMVTTEPFVFSARIPLPPVVELGDYKTIRAAKEKVEITEENIDTVIDQVLHQRATWEKAERPVKMGDMLLMKVESTLNGEPYLNREDMQYSVREEAIYPAPGFGEHLVDMVVGEPKEFSIVFPEDHARAELAGKTAAFKVTIQEIREEKLPELNDAFAHELNPEFNTLAELRQRIRENMQERQDDQAQAKFEDQIVEALIKMSKIDYPEVMVETELDQIIEQQLQRLQSTIKSPEEFRATLSQLSPADMQQRYRPLAEQRVASSLALGKLATTENLIPSDEEVDAEIERLTQDSGDKKEEEKAFYNKPDTRDRLIQLLTARKTMAFIDEIALQPALEAVEPKSDEGEKTEEADK comes from the coding sequence ATGAAAGTAACAGATAAAAAGATAGAGGGCTGCCAGGCCAGCATAACGGTAGAGATGGATCCGGCTGAAGTTGAGGCGGGTCTGTCCAAAACTTACCGCCGTCTGGTAAAAAAGGTGGAAATTCCGGGTTTCCGCAAGGGTAAAACCCCCAGAGACGTGTTTGAAAAATACCTCGGCCGTGAAAAAATGCTGGATGAGGTAGTGGATGATATCGTCCCCGAAGCCTGCCAGCAGGCTATAAATGATGATGAGGAAATAAAACCCTTTGCCGCCCCCAAGATAGCCATGGTCACCACCGAACCTTTTGTATTTTCCGCCCGCATACCCCTGCCTCCGGTAGTGGAACTGGGTGATTATAAAACCATAAGAGCCGCTAAAGAAAAGGTGGAAATTACCGAAGAAAATATTGATACCGTTATAGACCAAGTACTCCACCAGAGAGCTACCTGGGAAAAAGCGGAGCGCCCTGTTAAAATGGGTGATATGCTGCTTATGAAAGTTGAGAGTACCCTGAACGGCGAACCTTATCTGAACCGTGAGGATATGCAGTATTCTGTCAGAGAAGAAGCTATTTATCCCGCCCCCGGTTTCGGTGAGCATCTGGTAGATATGGTAGTGGGCGAACCTAAAGAGTTTTCCATAGTTTTCCCCGAAGACCATGCCCGGGCGGAACTTGCCGGTAAGACAGCTGCTTTCAAGGTTACCATTCAGGAAATCAGGGAAGAAAAACTGCCTGAACTGAATGATGCCTTTGCCCACGAATTAAACCCTGAATTCAATACTCTGGCTGAGCTTCGCCAGCGTATCCGGGAGAATATGCAGGAAAGACAGGATGACCAGGCTCAGGCCAAGTTTGAAGACCAGATTGTTGAAGCTTTGATAAAAATGAGTAAAATAGATTATCCGGAAGTTATGGTGGAAACAGAGCTGGACCAGATAATTGAACAGCAGCTGCAGCGTCTGCAAAGCACTATAAAGAGCCCTGAAGAATTCCGGGCTACGCTTTCCCAGCTGAGTCCGGCAGATATGCAGCAGCGGTACCGCCCTCTGGCTGAGCAGCGGGTGGCATCTTCGCTGGCCCTGGGCAAACTGGCCACTACTGAAAATCTGATACCCAGTGACGAAGAAGTAGATGCCGAAATTGAAAGGCTTACCCAGGATTCCGGTGATAAAAAAGAAGAAGAAAAAGCTTTTTACAATAAGCCGGATACCAGAGATCGTCTTATTCAGCTCCTTACGGCCCGTAAGACCATGGCCTTTATAGATGAAATAGCCCTCCAGCCAGCTCTTGAGGCTGTTGAACCTAAATCTGATGAAGGTGAAAAAACAGAGGAGGCAGATAAATGA
- a CDS encoding ASKHA domain-containing protein, with protein MTEKKFSVCFEPGHKIINGQKGDSLLDLAIAAGTGLCASCGGEGVCGRCRIKLVEGELECEDHLQISAEEFAQGIRLACQSRLISNVTVEILAESRFDTALSGDTISCTLQSQPEPAENKAVLPLRKVFLKLTPPSGTDNASDLARLKRFLKPVCPAEPDIDYHLLSGLSETLRENNWEVSVSLLKTPGGEKIINIQPGDQTKATYAFAFDIGTTGVRGQLVEFTESKVLAQATEYNGQIPFGEDVISRINYAAREGGLIQLQRAVVNTLNNLGNAMLSEYGLTAEDISFATIAANTTITQLLYGLDPKHLRLAPYVPAANELPLIPARHINLSICPQAYIYTLPCVASYVGGDIVAGVISTNIPRREGLVLYIDIGTNGEIVVGNKDFMLTASCSAGPAFEGGGIKNGMLAKPGAVEDIELDTQNFEPKLSIIGGGSPKGICGAGLINTVSALLKCGLLGQNGKYNSNIKTNRLRKGADGCEYVLAFGREFGQGQNITLSEVDIDNLIRAKAAMYAGYQTLLESAGAGFDNLEKVIIAGTFGAKLNIKKAINIGLLPELPEERFIFVGNGSLAGARLCAFDANAQTQAAAAAKMMTNVELSESTSFMDNYMAAMFLPHTKSSDFPEVYAALSKFNGGNT; from the coding sequence ATGACCGAGAAGAAATTTAGCGTCTGCTTTGAGCCCGGCCATAAAATTATAAATGGCCAGAAGGGGGACAGCCTGCTTGATTTGGCTATTGCCGCCGGAACAGGGCTATGTGCCTCCTGCGGGGGCGAAGGCGTATGCGGACGCTGCCGTATAAAACTGGTGGAAGGCGAACTGGAGTGCGAAGACCACCTCCAGATAAGCGCTGAAGAGTTTGCCCAGGGAATACGGCTGGCCTGCCAGAGCCGTCTTATATCAAACGTAACAGTGGAGATTCTGGCCGAATCACGTTTTGATACCGCCCTAAGCGGTGATACTATAAGCTGCACCCTGCAAAGCCAGCCTGAACCTGCTGAAAATAAAGCCGTTTTGCCTCTCCGAAAGGTTTTTCTGAAACTTACCCCCCCGTCCGGTACGGATAACGCAAGTGACCTTGCCAGATTAAAACGTTTTCTTAAACCTGTGTGTCCGGCAGAGCCGGATATAGATTATCACCTGCTTTCGGGTCTTTCCGAAACCCTGCGGGAAAATAACTGGGAAGTAAGTGTGAGTTTGCTTAAAACCCCCGGCGGGGAAAAGATAATAAATATCCAACCGGGAGACCAGACTAAGGCAACATACGCTTTTGCTTTTGATATAGGCACTACCGGTGTCCGCGGACAGCTAGTGGAGTTTACCGAATCTAAGGTGCTGGCACAGGCAACCGAATATAACGGTCAGATACCCTTCGGGGAAGACGTTATCAGCCGGATAAACTATGCTGCCAGAGAGGGCGGTCTTATTCAGCTTCAGCGGGCAGTAGTAAACACCCTTAACAATCTGGGTAACGCCATGCTTTCCGAATACGGACTTACCGCGGAGGATATTTCGTTTGCAACCATAGCCGCCAATACCACCATTACCCAGCTGCTTTACGGGCTTGACCCCAAACACCTCAGGCTTGCCCCGTACGTACCCGCGGCAAATGAGCTGCCGCTGATACCTGCCCGCCATATAAATCTGAGCATCTGCCCGCAGGCATATATATACACCCTGCCCTGTGTTGCCAGCTACGTGGGCGGTGATATAGTGGCCGGAGTAATAAGCACCAATATCCCCCGCCGGGAAGGTTTGGTGCTGTATATAGATATTGGCACCAACGGGGAAATAGTAGTTGGTAACAAAGACTTTATGTTAACTGCTTCCTGCTCTGCCGGGCCGGCTTTTGAGGGCGGCGGCATAAAAAACGGCATGCTGGCCAAACCGGGGGCGGTAGAAGATATTGAACTGGATACCCAAAATTTTGAACCCAAACTTAGCATTATAGGCGGCGGCAGTCCCAAGGGCATCTGCGGTGCAGGTCTTATAAATACGGTATCCGCCCTGCTCAAATGCGGCCTGCTGGGGCAAAACGGCAAATATAACTCAAATATTAAAACCAACCGCCTTCGCAAAGGTGCTGACGGCTGCGAATATGTACTGGCCTTTGGCCGCGAATTCGGGCAGGGACAGAATATAACCCTTTCAGAGGTAGATATAGACAACCTTATCCGGGCCAAGGCTGCCATGTATGCCGGTTACCAGACACTGCTGGAAAGTGCTGGCGCCGGTTTTGACAACCTTGAAAAGGTGATTATTGCCGGGACTTTCGGGGCCAAACTGAATATTAAAAAAGCTATCAATATAGGCTTGCTGCCCGAACTTCCCGAAGAACGTTTCATTTTTGTAGGCAACGGCTCTTTGGCGGGTGCCAGGTTGTGTGCTTTTGATGCCAATGCCCAAACACAGGCCGCTGCCGCCGCCAAAATGATGACCAATGTAGAGCTGTCTGAAAGCACCAGCTTTATGGATAACTATATGGCGGCCATGTTCCTGCCTCATACCAAATCCAGTGATTTCCCTGAGGTATATGCCGCTTTAAGTAAATTTAACGGAGGCAATACTTGA
- the aspS gene encoding aspartate--tRNA ligase codes for MLKTHSCALTQENIGTEVTLAGWVHRRRDHGGVIFIDLRDREGIVQVVFNPEQSAACLDIGKELRSEYVLQVKGTVSHRPAGTENSRMLSGLVEVVAEGAKILNTAKTPPFYINEEVEVDESLRLKYRYLDIRRQGMKNNLIIRHKTVSFMRQFLNDRGFIEIETPILIKSTPEGARDYLVPSRLFPGQFFALPQSPQQLKQLLMVAGMEKYYQVARCFRDEDLRADRQPEFTQLDMEMSFVDENDMMQLMEDLFTGLVASVRPDMKYNKKFPRISFADAMEKYGCDKPDLRFGMELADITDIGASSAFGVFKNVAAQGGAIKAISAPGCGGYNKSQQEELINLAKKYGAAGLVPISLGAESGELKDLTMEMVKSVSAKYLTLEEIKTIAERSGAKPGGLILIVAGARKMVNSVLGEMRNHLAAKLDLCDKNELSFAFVVDFPLFQWDEEGKRWDSVHHPFTAPLESDLPLMDTDPARVGSRAYDVVCNGYEIAGGSIRIHQADLQRKVFHLLGYNNEQIDERFGHLLEAFEFGAPPHGGVAPGIDRFVMLLAGETSIREVIPFPKNQAAQDLLFGAPSVVDDKQIRDLHIRIQTEKE; via the coding sequence ATGCTTAAAACTCATAGCTGTGCCTTAACTCAGGAAAATATTGGCACTGAAGTTACTCTGGCAGGTTGGGTACACCGCCGCCGAGACCATGGCGGGGTTATATTTATTGACCTTCGTGACCGGGAAGGCATTGTTCAGGTGGTATTTAACCCCGAACAGTCCGCTGCCTGTCTGGATATCGGTAAAGAACTGCGGAGTGAATATGTCCTGCAGGTAAAAGGCACTGTCAGCCACCGCCCGGCCGGTACGGAAAACAGCCGTATGCTCTCCGGTTTGGTGGAAGTGGTGGCGGAAGGTGCCAAAATCTTAAATACAGCCAAAACCCCGCCCTTTTATATTAACGAAGAGGTAGAGGTGGACGAGAGCTTAAGGCTCAAGTACCGCTATCTGGATATACGCCGCCAGGGCATGAAAAACAACCTGATTATCCGCCATAAAACTGTCAGCTTTATGAGGCAGTTTTTAAATGACCGGGGTTTTATAGAGATTGAAACCCCCATTCTGATTAAAAGCACGCCTGAGGGGGCGCGTGACTATCTGGTTCCCTCCCGCTTGTTTCCGGGGCAGTTTTTTGCCTTGCCCCAGTCTCCCCAGCAGTTAAAACAGCTGCTTATGGTGGCGGGTATGGAAAAATACTATCAGGTAGCCCGCTGTTTCCGTGATGAAGACTTAAGGGCAGACCGCCAGCCGGAATTTACCCAGCTTGATATGGAAATGAGCTTTGTTGACGAAAATGATATGATGCAGCTCATGGAAGACCTGTTTACCGGGCTGGTAGCCAGTGTCCGCCCGGATATGAAATATAATAAAAAGTTTCCCCGTATCAGCTTTGCTGATGCTATGGAGAAATACGGCTGTGACAAGCCTGACCTTCGCTTCGGTATGGAACTGGCAGATATTACCGATATCGGCGCTTCTTCGGCTTTCGGTGTTTTTAAAAATGTGGCTGCCCAGGGCGGAGCTATCAAAGCCATTTCCGCTCCCGGTTGCGGCGGGTACAACAAGAGCCAGCAGGAAGAACTGATAAATCTGGCTAAGAAGTACGGGGCGGCCGGTTTGGTACCCATTTCACTGGGTGCGGAAAGCGGGGAGCTTAAAGATTTGACTATGGAAATGGTTAAATCGGTATCTGCCAAGTACCTTACTCTGGAAGAAATCAAAACCATAGCCGAACGCAGCGGGGCTAAGCCGGGTGGCCTTATTTTGATTGTGGCCGGTGCCCGTAAAATGGTGAACAGCGTACTGGGTGAAATGAGAAACCATCTGGCTGCAAAGCTTGATTTATGTGATAAAAATGAACTCAGTTTTGCCTTTGTGGTAGATTTCCCTCTCTTCCAGTGGGATGAGGAAGGCAAACGCTGGGATTCGGTTCATCACCCCTTTACCGCTCCGCTTGAGTCTGACCTGCCCCTTATGGATACCGACCCCGCCAGGGTAGGCAGCCGGGCTTATGACGTGGTTTGCAACGGCTATGAGATTGCCGGCGGCAGTATCAGAATCCACCAGGCAGACCTGCAGAGGAAAGTATTCCATCTGCTGGGGTATAATAACGAGCAGATAGATGAACGCTTCGGCCACCTGCTGGAAGCTTTTGAATTCGGGGCTCCCCCCCATGGAGGTGTTGCCCCCGGTATAGACCGCTTTGTAATGCTGCTGGCAGGGGAAACTTCCATACGTGAAGTCATACCCTTCCCCAAGAATCAGGCCGCTCAGGACCTTCTGTTTGGGGCTCCGTCAGTGGTAGATGACAAGCAAATAAGGGATTTACATATCCGTATTCAAACGGAAAAAGAATAG